Part of the Catharus ustulatus isolate bCatUst1 chromosome 18, bCatUst1.pri.v2, whole genome shotgun sequence genome is shown below.
CGTGACGTCACGGCGCGCTGACGCagcgggcggcgcggcggcggcggcggcgcgcggggGGCTGCGAGGGGCGGCCGCTGCTTCTCGCGAGACTTCGAGGTACGTTCTCGCGAGAGCGGGAGCCTGGCCCGCTGTGGGCCGGGAGGTGTGAGGGAGCCCGGGGACTCTGAGGGGGAAAGGCCCCGGGATCACCGAGTCCAGCTCTgacccatccccaccttgtcacagAGCACCCAGTGCCACGTCCAggccttccttggacacctgtAGGGACTctgggcagttccaatccctgacCACTCTCCATGAAggaattcctcctgatgtccaacctggcaTAGCTTCTGTCATCTTGTTgtgtcccttgttccctgggagcacagccagaCCCTCACACGGCTGCAGTCACTGATTTTGATCAGTAATTAGCGTGTGTCTGTGATGAGTGATCCCATTGTCCCCAGCACTTGAAGGGAGGTGGATCCTGTGTAAAATCCCCTTTAGGGGTTCCTGGTTTGGCTGGGACGCTTCAGTGGCTGCCCagggtggagtcaccatctctggaagtcTCCAGAGCGTGAGCAGGGGTGGCCCTTGGCCCAAGGGTCTGGTGGATCCAGCGAGGTTgcacttgatgatcttggaggtcttctCCAGCGTTAccaattccatgattctgtgtgCATAAATAAACATTTCCCCTGTGGTTCTACAGTCGTGCTCCAGCCTCTCTCCCTGGTTGAGGTGTGAGTTATCCTGGCCTCTCCCGTGGTTCCCATCATGTACCTGAGGAGTGCCCAGAACCTTCCGTGTGCCGGGATCCAGCGGCTcctgctgagccagcagcagtgcagagggcTCTCCTACAAAGCTGTGATCTTTGAGGAGAGCggggtgctgctcccagcccctcacaggaCAGCCACAGGTGTGTAttcccattcctgatcccacagaaacacagaatgtcctgagctgggagggacccacagggatcatcatCCAGCTCagaccctgcacagacacccagcAATCCTGAGAGCAGTGcccaaatgctcctggagctctggcagcctcagagctgtgcccattctctggggagcctgggcagagcccagcaccctctggggaatgaacctttccctgatatttCAGCCTAACTGAGGCCTGGCAGAACTCCAGCTGTTCTCTTGATCTGCTCCCTGGTCACCAAAactcctgctgttcctgtgcaCAGAGGGAAGATAAATTTCAGGTGTCACCTTCAGTTGTCTCTGTTTCTGGTGAGAAACCCAAGAACTTGTGAGGGTGGGACCTGTTGTGACATCAAAAGTCACAGAAGTAACAGTGACCACCCTAAACCCCCCTGTAACAAAACtgtcctgcagtgccaccacctGATGCCACCTTCAGCAGCTTTAGGAGTTCTCCATACTAAAAACAGGATGAGGCTGCAGTTCCCAGAATGCCAAACTCTTCCCTCGGTGCTGGGTCAAGCACCCCAGTCCAGCACATCATTCTCACAGTGCTGGGCCATGTATTGAGCTCAGAGGGATTCCAGGCTGATGTCCCAGTTCTGCTGATGCTCTTTCCTGGCTTCCCTGCTGTTGTCCCTGCAGACTGGGAGGCCCGGAGCTGCATTCCAGCCGGCACCATCCAGCAAGCTGCACTGGCTGGAGGGGAGAACAGCCTCTCTCTGCAGTATTCCAGAGGAGAGCTGACAGCTGTGGAGTTCCTGCAGGAATTGGGACAGCAGTGCTTTGAGATTGTAAGCCAACTTCCCCTTGCTGTTCTTGTGCTTCCTGACTTCGTGGAAACAGGTCCAGTGAGGAAAGAGgagctttaaaaagaaattccttGGTTGAAGGGTCTGGATTTTCCATCCTGGAAGCActgctgtcagagcagggcagatTTCACCATTACCCTGgtggctgggaagggcaggcagATGTATTTGCCTTAAATTCCTACTGGAATAAAGTCCTTTTTAAACACCTCAGTCTAAAATGCAGAttcctcccctgcctgctgAGCTATCAGTATCTGTCTCTAACTGCCTTGATCCCATGGCAGGCACAGTCCCAGTGACTTCTCTTTCCCAAAATCAGCCCTTTATCTCTGCTGTGGAATTAGGAATGTGAGAACATTTGTTTATTTGGGCAAAGCAATTTAGCTGAAGgattccctgcctgcctcctgctgccagaggaagcAGGACAGCAAAATAAGTTGATCAGGCAGCCTACCTACCCAGCCACTCTTATTTTCACCCCATTTCTGGCCCATTATCACTCTTGGggtttctctgtttctcaggCAAATGCCCGTGTTCCAGTGCACTCCTTTCTCTGGCATTTAATCCGGAATGAGATGAGAAAACAGCTCCCCATAATGGCAGAAGCAGCTCAGTGTATCCGGGCAGAAGGGCTTAagacagctctgctgagccacaACTTGTGcctgggggatgcagagaggTCCCTGCCCGAGGACCAGCAGCACTTTGATGTGGTAAGTCTGGATGGATCCCAAAAGGGGCTCTGTTCCTCCACCTGTGACAGCAGCAACTGGAATTCTTTAAGTGCAGGTAGcagatgagcagcagcacagtttgGTTGACATCAGTGGAACAGCTTGGGAGAAGATTTCCTGACACAATTCCTTGTAGGCACTTGGAGAGGGGCTGAGTGACATTTGCAAATCCACTGCAAAGTGCCCACACAACCACGAGTTTGTGTAACAGGCACAGGCAGCGATGGAGATAAAGGACTTGGAAGCTGCAACACCAGACTAGAAATAAATCTCATTATTCAGTACCCTGcctgctttaaaaaacaaacaaacacacacaaaaaaatctttaaaagagTAAAGACTTTTCAAAGAGTCCCTGTACTACAAAAAATTCACTGCCCCAACATGcagagctcctctcccagcagagtCTCCTTTCCTCACCTTTGCAGAGATGACAGAGTTTAACCATGAACCTCAAGGCTCCAATacccacagcctctctggtgtgtgctgctcctggaacAACAGCAATTAGTGGAGGGTAAAGAATTAAATTTGGATTTCCATTAGTGTTGGCTTTATATCCATCCAATAGATTCATTGCTGTTGCTGGAGTGTTACCAGAGCAAGAGAATGGCTGCTTGGATTGTTCATGGTTGTGAGGGCAGTGGGAATGTTCAGTGCTTTGTGATGCAGATTTTAGGTGGATGGCTATGATCAACAGCTGCTGAGCAGGTGGCTTTGGGGTGGGTGCAGTGGTCAGGACACTGCTTTTCCAGAGCCTTTGGAGGGTGCTGCCATCCATGGCTTCCCTGGACAGCACTGGACAGTTGGTCTGGGACACCCAGTGAGTCTCCCACACTGGGACAGCTCATTGGATATCCTCCATGCAAGGACTGGCTGAGCCTGTTTGGCTGATTGGAGCTGAGGAGCCACAGCCAGAGCAGTTGGCACCCACACAGTCCCTGGAACCACAGCCTACCCAGCTCCATGTTATCTCCCATGTTAATTAGACCAGTCTCTTTCCCACCCTCCCATCTCcatttccagcactgcccagatgTTTGTGGTCACAGCAGGCTCATGCATAATCCATCTGTTGTTGCTGTAGATGGTTGAATCACACCAGGAAGGGATGCCCAGGCCAAGCCCTGGGATCTACAAGCTGTGCTTGGAGCACCTGGGTGTCCAGCCCCAGGAATCCATCCtgctggacagcagcagccacaacctgaaagcagcagcccagcttGGAATGAAAACAGTGAAGGTACAAAGTGACACagccagggtgggatttgggagtgGATTTTGGGTGCAGAAGTGGCTGAGTCTTGCCAGGCCTTTTGTTCCAGGCTGTGCTTGTCCCTGCAGGATGTGGTGGGGTTAAAGCAGGGATTACTGGCAGAGTCTCCTGTGGGCTGCTTCATTCATTACTCCAAACCCTCCAAACCTCAGGGAAGTCTCTTCTCCTTCCTGTTCCTCTGTTCCCTATTGGAGAAACAGCCCCATCTGTGTGGTTGAGACAACCACACCAGAAAATGAGTCCCAGTTAATGAATTCCCAGAAACTCTGAGGCCTCATGGATGAGTCAGCTGGGGACTGACAGGTTACCCCCAAGCCTTGGGATCAGTCAGCACAGGGCTTTTATTTGGGGACCATTGGGGAAAGGACAAGAGTGGGACTGGGGGGAAGAGTGACCTCCACTCCCCTGACTCCTCACAGGGAAATTCCAGCTCTTAACCCAGCCCAACTCACAGTGCCTGGGCCACCATCACATCTCTCCAGGGCAGAGTAAAAGTGGGAAGCTCTGTGTTGGCAGGGAATAACCCAGGAATTCCTGTGTGTCAGGGATAATGGACTGACAGATAAATGCATCCCAACCATGCAGGGCTCTCTCTTTACCTGGAAATTTTACTCTCTCCCTCCTGGTTTCAGGTTGATGACCCAGAAGCAGCATTCAAGGAGCTGGAAACCCATTTGGGATTTCCTTTGCGAGGGTTTGTTCCCTACACTCGTTCAGTGAGACCAGGAATGGAAATCCCAAAGGATCGTCTGCAGAAGTATCTTGAAGATGTTCTTGGTGCCCACCCAACAGGTATTGCAGTGGGTTTGGCCCTTCCATCAGAAAACCTGGATATTCTGGAGCTACTGGCTTTTTCCATATGACAAAGggattgaaaaataatattaaggAGAGGTTTCTAATCTCCAGGCAAACAGTACAGCCATTCCAGTTTCAGTGATCCATCactttcctaaaaataaaataacattttaggACTTCCTCATTTTGGGAGGGGTTCAGCACAAGTTGCCAGAGAAGCCAGGAATATTCCTGTCCTGTGAGGCACCTGTGAGCTACTGCCATGCTCTCCAGGGGTTTGGGACAGAGTGAGATCTCAGCCCCAGGTGcaggaaggggatggagaagctggagaagtGCTGACCCTCTGCTCCCAACCCAGCCCCGCTGGAGTTACGGCAGTTTGACCATGGAGAGCCCACCCGCAGCTATTCGGTGAAGTTTGGAGCTCGTTTGCTGGTGctgaagaaggaggaggagccTCCCGATGGCCCCTCAGGCCTTTCTGTCCCGAGGGAATACAGGTGAGGGGTCCTGCTGCACTTTGCTGTGCCTGAGGAGCTGCCTCAGCACCAGAGGAGCAGAACATTTATGACCTCCCCTTGTTTTCCAGAGTGTGGGGTAGGTCTGAGGGCTCTGGGCCATGGGGAGATGTGGGTGTGCTCCTTTCACCTCCCCCTAGCCACGTTATTTTAGTGCATTAAAAAATCAGCACAATGATATGTGTGTCTGCCTCCaacactgcagctccaggactgattcccctgctcctctctccctccctggcagGATCCTGAAGGCTCTGGCTGAGGCTGGTGTTCCTGTGCCCCCTGTGCTTGCTCTCTGCGAGGACAGAAGGTAATCCTGTCCCTCAGCTTTCCCTCTGGGCTTGACAACTGCAGCCAGATTCCCCCAAAGATGAGGAGAGAGGGAACCAGAGTTCACTAAGTGCTCTGATCTAATGAACATTTGTGCAGTGTGGGCTGGAGGAGCCCCTAGAAGTTCAAAGGAGAGAATCACTTTTATTTGGCTTGATTTAGGTGTGTCCCATTTCAGCAATTAATCCAAAAGCTCTCTTTGAAAAGTAGCTATAAAGCAATATTGTAGGGCTTCCTGCTGAAGCAGAGTGCTCAGGTTTGCAATGAAGAAAGGATTTTTCCAACTGCCAGACCTAAGAGAGCAAAGACAGCAGCAAATCTGTGACAGGACACCCCTCAGACCTGCTCAGATGTGTACTGGCTGCAGGAATCAGCCTTGTACTGGAACTTGTGTGCCCACTGCTCCTGGTGTTTGTGGGCAGTGCAGCTCACAcccactgcagggagcagggcagcagctgctgctggagcctggctccaAGCTCAGCTTCCTGGGGCTGGAGTGGCCAGGGCTGAGCTtgccacagcctgagctgggctccagcgAGTACCcaagtgctgctggggctgctcttcaCCTGCCCGTGCAGGTGAGGCCTGGGGGACACGTTCAAGATGCAGGTGAGATTTGAGTGGCAGTAGCAAGATTGACCTCAGCCCCTCTGGTCCCAATTTGCTTCCCCAGCATCCTTGGCACTCCTTTCTGCCTGCTGGAGCACTGTGCTGGCCACATCCCCCGCGCTGTGTCCCTGCCCGCGGTGCCGCCGCGCCGGCGCAGGGCCTGGTACGGCGCCATGGCACAGACCCTCGCCAGGATCCACAGCCTGGAGCTCGgagcagccaagctgcaggaCCTCAGGGAGCACGGTGAGAGGAACCTCTGgagcttttcttctcctgtgtGTCAGCATTTCAAACTGGGGGCAGGGAAGGTGAAGATGAGCAGTTCAGAGTGTAAATGTGCAGGTGTGGTGGGAGGGTGTGAAGAGCTCTGCAAATCCAGGTTT
Proteins encoded:
- the ACAD10 gene encoding acyl-CoA dehydrogenase family member 10 isoform X1: MYLRSAQNLPCAGIQRLLLSQQQCRGLSYKAVIFEESGVLLPAPHRTATDWEARSCIPAGTIQQAALAGGENSLSLQYSRGELTAVEFLQELGQQCFEIANARVPVHSFLWHLIRNEMRKQLPIMAEAAQCIRAEGLKTALLSHNLCLGDAERSLPEDQQHFDVMVESHQEGMPRPSPGIYKLCLEHLGVQPQESILLDSSSHNLKAAAQLGMKTVKVDDPEAAFKELETHLGFPLRGFVPYTRSVRPGMEIPKDRLQKYLEDVLGAHPTAPLELRQFDHGEPTRSYSVKFGARLLVLKKEEEPPDGPSGLSVPREYRILKALAEAGVPVPPVLALCEDRSILGTPFCLLEHCAGHIPRAVSLPAVPPRRRRAWYGAMAQTLARIHSLELGAAKLQDLREHGNYIQQQVETWTKQYRAVETHVIPAMERLIQWLPLHFPESQKTTLVHGDFRMDHLVFHPDRPEVLAVLGWKFATLGDPMCDLANNCMSFFLPAHFGARRGLRKCDLEHLGIPTAEEYSQMYCGHMGVELPENWNFYLAFVFFRLAVMLQGRHRGSLAGRPAPGDSSPKDAESVAELGWDFAVKEGFRVFEKLPPTKLLARHCSTWAGPGPLLSRSYSTWAHPGAAPVPTAPCWKIWASSGAFHSRATPCPLPELQAQNARTEAVALTAAQGTKVPGAKHLHSADPSPALPLDLSSTSG
- the ACAD10 gene encoding acyl-CoA dehydrogenase family member 10 isoform X2: MYLRSAQNLPCAGIQRLLLSQQQCRGLSYKAVIFEESGVLLPAPHRTATDWEARSCIPAGTIQQAALAGGENSLSLQYSRGELTAVEFLQELGQQCFEIANARVPVHSFLWHLIRNEMRKQLPIMAEAAQCIRAEGLKTALLSHNLCLGDAERSLPEDQQHFDVMVESHQEGMPRPSPGIYKLCLEHLGVQPQESILLDSSSHNLKAAAQLGMKTVKVDDPEAAFKELETHLGFPLRGFVPYTRSVRPGMEIPKDRLQKYLEDVLGAHPTAPLELRQFDHGEPTRSYSVKFGARLLVLKKEEEPPDGPSGLSVPREYRILKALAEAGVPVPPVLALCEDRSILGTPFCLLEHCAGHIPRAVSLPAVPPRRRRAWYGAMAQTLARIHSLELGAAKLQDLREHGNYIQQQVETWTKQYRAVETHVIPAMERLIQWLPLHFPESQKTTLVHGDFRMDHLVFHPDRPEVLAVLGWKFATLGDPMCDLANNCMSFFLPAHFGARRGLRKCDLEHLGIPTAEEYSQMYCGHMGVELPENWNFYLAFVFFRLAVMLQGRHRGSLAGRPAPGDSSPKDAESVAELGWDFAVKEGFRVFEKLPPTKLLARHCSTWAGPGPLLSRSYSTWAHPGAAPVPTAPCWKIWASSGAFHSRATPCPLPELQVPGAKHLHSADPSPALPLDLSSTSG